The sequence CAGAATAGGCTAATAACTAACTATATAATCAGAATAATTCTCTAAGGATCCTGTTATGGCTACTCTATCAGAAGCACAAGTTGATGCTCCTCAAGCTACTCGTCTCGAAGAAGATCTTTTAGGTCAACGTCATGTTCCGGCTGATGCTTACTACGGCATCCACACTCTACGCGCAGTTGAAAACTTCAACATCTCAAATGTAACGATCTCAGATGTACCTGAATTCGTTCGCGGTATGGTGATGACAAAGAAAGCGGCGGCTTTAGCAAACAAAGAGTTAGGTGTAATTCCTAGCGAAGTGGCTAAATACATCATCCAAGCTTGTGACCTCATTCTAGACACGGGTAAGTGCATGGATCAGTTCCCATCAGACGTTTTCCAAGGTGGTGCTGGTACTTCTGTAAACATGAACGCGAACGAAGTAGTTGCGAACGTGGCACTTGAGCTTATGGGCAAAGAAAAAGGCCAATATGAGTTCATCAACCCGAACGACCATGTAAACCGCAGCCAATCTACAAACTGTGCTTACCCAACTGGCTTCCGTATCTCTGTTTACAACAGCGTACTAAAACTGATCGACGCGATTGAATACCTAAAAGGTGCATTCGAGCTTAAGAGCCAAGAATTCAACACAATTTTGAAGATGGGTCGTACTCAACTTCAAGATGCAGTTCCAATGACGGTTGGCCAAGAATTCCACGCTTGGGCTGTAACCATCAACGAAGAAATCAAAAACCTAGAATACACATCAAAGCTACTGCTTGAAGTTAACCTAGGCGCAACGGCAATCGGTACTGGTCTGAACGCAGCACCGGGTTACCAAGGCCTTGCAGTTAAACACCTAGCTGAAGTAACTGGCCTAGAGTGTGTTCCTGCTGAAGACCTAATCGAAGCAACGTCAGACTGTGGCGCATACGTAATGACGCACGGCGCACTTAAGCGTCTAGCCGTTAAACTGTCTAAAATTTGTAACGATTTGCGTCTGCTTTCTTCAGGTCCACGTACTGGCTTGAACGAGCTAAACCTACCTGAACTGCAAGCGGGTTCTTCAATCATGCCTGCTAAAGTAAACCCAGTTGTTCCTGAAGTAGTAAACCAAGTTTGCTTCAAAGTTCTAGGTAACGACAACACGGTTTCTTTCGCTGCGGAAGGCGGTCAACTTCAGCTGAACGTAATGGAACCCGTTATTGCACAAAGCATGTTTGAGTCTCTAGACATCCTAACCAACGCTTGTGTGAACCTACGCGACAAGTGTGTAGACGGCATTACTGTAAACAAAGAAGTGTGTGAATCTCACGTATTTAACTCTATCGGTATCGTTACTTACCTAAACCCATACATTGGCCACCACGAAGGTGACATTGTTGGTAAGATCTGTGCAGAAACAGGTAAGAGCGTGCGTGATGTGGTTCTAGAGCGCGGTTTATTGACCGAAGAAGAACTTGATGACATTTTCTCTGTTGAAAATTTGATGCATCCTCAGTATAAAGCGAAGCGCTACGAATAAAGTTAGCGAGAAAGGGCTCCAAAGGGAGCCCTTTTTTAGGCTCCAATACGGTTAACCCTGTTTATTTTGTGGATTTCTGTATGTTGTACTTTTGCTTAATTGAACCTAAACCATAGAACTATTATGTGAACATTCCAGCGGCGAATGTTCACATAATAAAATCTAAATGAGGTGTTACTTATGATTGCAGTAGAACTATTTATCGTCCTGCTCTTTATCTTTTTGGGGGCCAGAATTGGCGGTATCGGTATCGGTTTTGCCGGTGGTGCTGGTGTTATTGCCCTATCACTTATTCTTGGTGTTCCAACAAGCCAGTCTTTCATCCCGATCGACGTAATCTTGATCATCATGTCTGTTATCACCGCAATTGCTGCAATGCAGGTTGCTGGCGGTATGGACTGGTTGGTGCAAATTGCAGAAAACTTTTTGCGTAAGCACCCTGAACGCATCACCTTTTATGCGCCAATCGTGACCTTTGTAATGACGCTAATGGCGGGTACTGGCCACACAGCATTCTCAACACTTCCTGTTATCGCAGAAGTAGCAAAAGGCCAAGGCGTGCGTCCTTCTCGTCCACTGTCTATCGCAGTTGTAGCCTCTCAAATCGCAATCACAGCTTCGCCAATCTCGGCAGCGGTTGTGGCTTTCGCAGCAATGCTTGCACCATTCGGTGTTGATTACCTAACGCTACTGATGGTTTGTATCCCAACAACCTTCATCGCTTGTATGGTTGGCGCAGTTGTCGCGAACTACATGGGTAGCGAGCTAAAAGACGATCCTGTTTACCAAGAACGTCTAGAGAAAGGTCTAATCAAACTGGCAACAGAAGAGAAACGCGAGATCCTTCCTACAGCGAAGAAAGCGACTTACATCTTCCTAGCTGCGATTGGTTTCGTGGTTTGTTACGCAGCAGCTATCTCTAGCTCTGTTGGCCTAATTGAAAACCCAGCACTAGGTCGTAACGAAGCAATCATGTCTGTGATGCTAGCAGCAGCGGCAGCAATCGTTATGTTCACTAAGATTGATGCAGCTAAGATTTCTTCAGCTCCAACATTCCGCTCTGGTATGACGGCGTGTGTATGTGTACTTGGTGTGGCTTGGTTAGGTTCAACGTTTGTAAACGCACACGTTGCTGAGATCAAAGACGTAGCAGGCGCTCTACTGGCTGACTACCCATGGATGCTAGCGCTTGTTCTGTTCTTCGCTTCTATGCTGCTTTACTCTCAAGGCGCAACAACCGTTGCTCTTATGCCTGCAGCTCTAGCGATTGGCGTAGCACCACTAACAGCGGTTGCTTCTTTCGCTGCGGTAAGTGCGCTGTTCGTACTGCCAACTTACCCAACGCTACTAGCGGCGGTTGAGATGGATGACACAGGCTCAACGCGTATCGGTAACTACGTATTCAACCACCCATTCTTCATTCCAGGTGTGGTAACAATCAGTACTGCCGTAGCACTAGGCTTCGCATTCGGCGGTCTGTTTATCTAATATTCGCTGATGATTAAACATTTAAAAGGAAGCTTCGGCTTCCTTTTTTGTTTTCTACTCAATGTGATATTTGATACACGTCAAATAACCATTATAAACTTTAAAAACCGACTAAAAATAAAGTTTGAATAAAATTCCAAGGTTATTCAACCTCACTAGAAACAACACCTATCAAATCAATCTCCCCTCGCATCTCGTTAATCTACATCGAATATTAATCCAAGCTAACTAACCAAAAAACCTTGCCGTTTTTTTGCCATTTTCTAGCCCATTCATTGGCGATTATTTTTGTGAACAGCACCAAACTTAAACACCGACGTAAGGAATAAAATAACCGCAGCTAAAATAAATCTAAATTCATTTGGATTGGTAAATATAAAAATAACCTTAATTTAAAGTCAGCAACTTTTATCGTTGGGTACTTTTATAAGAGTCAATGTATTTACAATCTATAAATCATTAGTCGCTAATTCACATCACTTCTATTTAAGATGATGTAAGGAGATAGCCATGACAACTCAAACGATACCAAGCGAGACAAAAAAGGGCGGCTTCTTTGCCAATTTTAAATTCCCTTCTGCTTATACCATTTTATTTATTCTAATTGCGTTCGTTGCTCTGCTTACCTGGATTGTTCCTGCGGGACAATACGACCGAGCAATGAATGAAGAACTCGGCCGAGAAGTACCTGTAACGGGTACTTATCAAGCAGTAGAGGGTAACCCTCAAGGTGTGATTGACGTACTGCTAGCGCCTATTGACGGCTTCTACGACCACAATAGTTATGAAGCTGCGGCCATCGACGTTTCGCTGTTCATCCTAATCATTGGTGGCTTCTTAGGGCTAGTAACTAAAACTGGCGCGATTGATGCCGGTATCGAACGCGTTACCGCCCGCTTAGAAGGGCGAGAAGAGTTGATGATACCAATACTGATGGCACTGTTTGCCGCGGGCGGTACTGTCTACGGCATGGCGGAAGAATCACTGCCATTCTATACCTTACTAGTACCAGTGATGATGGCAGCGCGCTTCGACCCTCTAGTCGCTGCTGCAACGGTACTGCTCGGCGCGGGTATTGGGGTGCTAGGCTCAACCATTAACCCATTCGCAACGGTTATCGCTGCCAACGCCTCTGGTATTCCATTTACCGACGGTATTGTGCTGCGTGTTGGTATGTTGATTGTTGGTTGGGGTATCTGTGTTGCTTACGTGATGCGTTACGCAAGAATGGTTCAAGCCGATCCAAGCAAATCGATTGTGTACGACAAATACGAAGAGAACAAAGCGCACTTCCTTGGCAACGCAAGTGGTGAAAAACTTGAATTCACCACAACTCGTAAACTGATTCTGACCATTTTTGGTGGCTCATTCGCAGTAATGATTTACGGTGTATCCGTTGCTGGGTGGTGGATGGCTGAGATCTCTGCAATGTTCTTAGCTGCGACCATCATCGTTGGTATTGTGTCTCGCATGAGCGAAGAAAAGTTTACATCAAGCTTCATTGATGGTGCTCGTGACCTACTGGGCGTAGCACTTATCATAGGTATCGCACGTGGTATTGTGGTGGTGATGGACCGCGGTATGATCACCGACACTATCCTCTTCTCTGCAGAGCAAATGGTCACCGGCTTGTCTTCGGTTATCTTTATTAACGTGATGTTCTTCTTAGAGATTCTATTATCATTCCTAGTGCCTTCAACCTCTGGTTTAGCGGTACTCACCATGCCAATCATGGCGCCATTGGCCGACTTTGCTGGCGTAGGTCGTGACCTTGTTATCACCGCTTACCAATCAGCCTCTGGCTTGGTGAACTTAATCACACCAACCTCTGCGGTCGTAATGGGTGGCTTGGCAATTGCTCGTGTCCCTTACGTACGCTGGGTTAAGTGGGTAATGCCATTAATCGGTATCCTGATGGTGTTCTGCATCATTGTTCTGAGTATTGGTGCGCTTATCTAAAACCAACACACCTCACTTTCTCACTCAAAGCCGCTTTCTAGCGGCTTTTTTATCACTATCGTTCACCAACAAGCCCCTTCCATCGAAACACCCTCACAAGCTGCACACGCATCATTTAAAGCCTCTCTACCACCCTATCTGCCTACCTATCAAAGCAGCAAAACTTAAACGAGCTGAGACACTTGCTAGAAAGCAAATCTAACCTTTAAACATCGATGCTAAGGTTAATTAAAAAGTAAATATTCATCGCTACTATATTTAGAGAAATACTTAGTCACTTATTAGCGTTAATTATATTTAAAGTAATTTACGCTGTAATAACCAAAGGACGAGTATTAGCTATTTTCAGAGAAAACCGGATTAAAACACTCGATTATAAAGTGTGACCGCAATAGCTTAATTCGCATTTAAATTGTTAAGGAATAATTAATTTCACATTCAAAATTAAATATATAAATACTAACATTGCATACTTCCACCTTAAGCTCATTCTTATCAATAAATTTAATTTGCATATAAAGCCCTAGAATTTCCATTCTAGTAATACGAGTGAAAAAAGCATGCATAATGTTCCCAAAGAGTTAACTATTTAGAAGGGACAACCAATAGTTAAAAGTGCATAAAATTTGTTAAAACCCTTAATTTTAAAGGGCTGCGGGATAAAAAACGATTTGTGATAGATCTCTAAGAATACCTGACTAGCAGGCGTAATATTAATTCCAGACAAGAGATGTGAATAAATAATTCATTCTTCTCAACTGAAAATAAATAATTACTCTTAGCGATAAAAGTAATTCAAATATATAAGAGAGAGACGATCATGAGTAAGTTCTATGTAGGTTCTGAAATAGGTCAATTACGCCGCGTTCTAGTTCACCGCCCAAGACGCGCACTGACTCACTTAACACCCTCTAACTGTCACGATTTGCTGTTTGATGACGTACTGGCTGTTGAGCGTGCAGGTAAAGAGCATGACGCATTTACTCAAACGCTACGTGATCAAGGTGTTGAGGTTCTTCTTCTTACTGACCTACTAGCAGACACGCTAGCCGTGCCAGAAGCGAAAGATTGGCTTTTGAGTCATCAAGTTTCTGATTACCGCTTAGGCAAAACCTTTGCTAACGATGTGCGCTGCTACTTGGGCGACTTACCAAACCTAGAGCTAGCGAAAATCCTAACGGGTGGTCTGTCTTACGCTGAAATGCCAATGAAGTCATCTTCAATGATGCAAGGCATGCACGCACCAACTGACTTCATTATCGAGCCTCTACCAAACCATCTATTTACTCGCGACACCTCTTGCTGGGTATACGGTGGTGTATCAATCAACCCAATGGCGAAACCAGCTCGTCAACGTGAAACTAACCACGTTCGCGCTATTTACCGCTGGCACCCAACATTCGCTGGCCAAGACTTCATTAAATACTTCGGCGATGAAGAAAGCATTAGTTACGACAACTCAACCATTGAAGGTGGTGACGTTCTTGTTATCGGTCGCGGCACGGTGCTGATTGGTATGTCTGAGCGAACAACAGCACAAGGTGTTGAGCACTTAGCATCGAGCCTATTCAAACACGGTCAAGCGAAACAAGTTATCGCAATGCAGCTACCAAAACACCGCTCTTGCATGCACTTAGACACCGTGATGACGCACATGAACGAAGATACCTTCTCTGTTTACCCTGAAGTGGTGAGTAAAGACGTTCAGTGCTGGAACCTAACTGGCGATGAGTCTGGCGCAGTGAAAGTGAAAGAAGAAGGCTACTTCGTAACGGCTATCGAAAAAGCACTGGGCGTAGACAAACTGAACCTCATCACAACAGGTGGTGACAACTTCCATGCAGAACGTGAACAGTGGAACGATGCAAACAACGTTCTAACCGTTAAACCTGGTGTCGTGATTGGCTACGAAGGCAACACCTACACCAACGAAAAATACGACAAAGCAGGCATCACAGTTCTTCCGATTCCAGGCGATGAACTTGGCCGCGGTCGCGGTGGCGCACGCTGCATGAGCTGCCCAATTGAGCGTGATGGTATCTAATCACTAAGACGAAACGGCCAAGTTGAACAATCTAAAATCATCTCAGCTTGGCCAAAATGAGAGAACACAATTATGACTAAGCAAACTGTTGTTGTTGCACTCGGTGGTAACGCCCTACTTCGTCGCGGTGAGCCGTTAGAAGCCGATGTTCAACGCCGCAATATTGAAACGGCGGTGAAAACCATCTCTGAAATCGCAAAAGTGTACAACGTGGTGTTAGTGCACGGTAATGGCCCACAAGTTGGCTTACTTGCTCTACAAGGTTTGGAATACAAGAAAGTAAACCCATACCCGCTGGATGTATTGGGCAGCGAAACTCAAGGCATGATCGGCTACATGTTGATGCAAGAGTTCAAAAACTACCTGCCTAACCGCAACATCTCGTGCATGTTGACCCAAATGACGGTTGATCCAAATGATCCTGCATTTGCCGATCCAACCAAACCGATTGGTCCGATCTACGAAGAAGCTGAAGCGCGTGAATTGGCAGAGAAATTCCATTGGATCGTCAAACCCGACGGCCAACATTTCCGTCGCGTAGTACCAAGCCCACGCCCTACCGGCATTGTTGAGCACGAAGCGATCACTCAGCTTATCGATGCGGGTCACCTCGTAATTTGTACTGGTGGCGGCGGCATTCCAGTGAAAAAAGAGAATGGCAAATTAGTTGGTGTAGAAGCAGTTATCGACAAAGACATGTCAGCGGCTTTCTTAGCGAAACAACTGGATGCGGATGCACTGCTTATTTTGACCGACGCGGACGCTGTTTACCTTGATTGGGGCAAACCGACTCAACACGCACTGCGCAGCACCACACCAAGTGAACTGGCGCAATTCGAATTTGATGCAGGCTCTATGGGACCAAAAATTGAAGCATCGTGCGAATTCATTCAGCAAGGCGGCAAGGTTGTAGGTATCGGCGCACTCGAAGATGGTTTGCAAATCCTGCAAGGCCAAGCGGGCACCAATATCACCAAGGGTTAACGAGCTTAAAGTTTGAGATCTTTTAAACCTTGATAGCTTTTAAACCTTGTAGAACAAAGCATTAAACGAACAAACAGAACCGAACAAATTTAACTAAATATTGAATCGCGCTTTCTTGAATTTTCTTTCCCTGTAACAAGGAAGCGCCTAAATCTAAAAAGGAATACATCATGGCTTTTAACCTACGCAATCGTAACTTCCTAAAACTACTAGATTTCACTCCACGCGAAATTCAACACTTGTTAGATCTTTCTATGGAGCTTAAAAAAGCGAAGTACAACGGTTACGAACAGCCAAAACTGACTGGCAAAAACATTGCGCTTATCTTTGAGAAAACCTCAACTCGTACTCGTTGTGCATTCGAAGTCGCAGCATTCGACCAAGGTGCTCGCGTCTCTTACTTAGGCCCATCTGGCTCTCAAATTGGCCACAAAGAATCAATGAAAGACACGGCTCGCGTTCTTGGTCGTATGTACGATGGCATCGAATACCGCGGCTTCGGTCAAGAGATCGTTGAAGAGCTAGGCGCATACGCTGGCGTGCCAGTATGGAATGGTCTAACTGACGAATTCCACCCAACTCAAATCCTTGCTGACTTCCTAACCATGACCGAATACGGCCGTGGCAAGCAACTGCATGAAATCAGCTTTGCTTACCTAGGTGATGCTCGTAACAACATGGGTAACTCTCTGATGGTTGGCGCAGCGAAAATGGGCATGGACATTCGCCTTGTTGCTCCAAAACAGTTCTGGCCACAAGAAGAACTATTGGCTCAGTGTCGTGAAATCGCAGAGCACACAGGTGGCAAAATTACACTGACTGAAGATGTTCAAGAAGGCGTGCAAGGTTGTGACTTCCTATACACCGACGTTTGGGTATCGATGGGCGAAGCGAAAGAAGCATGGGCTGAGCGTATCAACCTAATGATGCCTTACCAAGTGAACATGGAAATGCTGAAAGCAACGGGCAACCCACATGTGAAATTCATGCACTGCCTACCTGCTTTCCACGGCGAAGACACCACTGTTGGCAAACAGCTTGCTGCGGAATACCCACAACTAAAAGACGGAGTTGAAGTAACAGATGAAGTGGTTGAGTCTGAATACTCTATCGTGTTCGATGAAGCTGAAAACCGCATGCACACCATCAAAGCAGTAATGGTTGCAACACTAGGCAGTTAATTACCTAAACAGCTAAACACTCACTTGTTCGCAAGACATTGACAAGTTAAGTGCAATGACAGGGAAATGCGGGTGGCGTACTTGGGACTTAGCCCTTGGATAAAGCCCGCATTTTTTTTCATGAACTGGAAGGGATAATCACCCCAAAAAGCCTGAGATTTTCTGTTTCAACAAGGGCTTAAATCAAAGCCAAATGCAGACGTTATTTCACATAAAAATCCATTAAATGAATACTTTACAGAAAGTATTGCATGGCGTTTTTATCTGAGTATAATCCTCCGCAATTTGTCTTAAGAGAGCAAAAAATGAACTGCAATTCTGTCGCACATGATTGTCAAACTGCACGCCAAAGAGTGGCGGTGGTGTCATTTTTATTTTGCTCTATTGATCGTTTCGAAGCCTCCTATTTTTAGGGGGCTTTTTTTTGTCCGCAATTTGACTGTATGCATAGAAGGAAGACCCGTTATGGCGCATTCGTTATTTAACAAGCACATCATCTCCATACCTGAGCTCACTCGTAATGAACTGGAGCTTATCGTCGACACAGCAGCAAGACTCAAGGCTGAGCCAAACCCAGAGTTGCTGAAAAATAAAGTCGTTGCGAGCTGCTTCTTTGAGCCTTCAACTCGAACTCGTCTTTCATTTGAGACCGCCGTTCAGCGCCTTGGTGGCACGGTCATTGGCTTTGATAATGGCGGTAACACCTCACTGGCGAAGAAAGGCGAAACACTTGCCGATTCAGTGCAGGTTATTTCATCTTACGTCGATGCCTTTGTCATGCGTCACCCACAAGAAGGGGCAGCACGTTTAGCCTCTGAATTTTCTAACGGTGTTCCGGTGGTAAACGGCGGCGACGGTGCTAACCAACACCCGACGCAAACCTTGTTGGATCTATTCTCGATTTACGAAACGCAGGGCACGCTTGATAACCTCAATGTGGCATTCGTCGGCGACCTAAAATATGGCCGTACTGTCCACTCATTGACACAAGCACTATCAAAGTTCAATAACGTGCGTTTCTTCTTTATCGCGCCAGAAGTGTTAGAGATGCCAGATTACATCTGTGAAGAATTAGAAGAGATGGGTATCCAATACAGCACTCACAGCAGCATTGAAGAAGTCGTGCCGGAACTGGATGTTTTGTACATGACTCGCGTACAGAAAGAGCGCTTTGATGCGTCGGAATACGCACACATGAAATCGGCTTACATCCTAACCGCCGATACATTGAAAGACGCACGCCAAAACATGAAGGTACTTCACCCACTACCACGTGTCGACGAAATCACCACCGACGTCGATAAAACGCCACACGCTTACTACTTCGAGCAAGCTGAAAACGGTGTATACGCTCGCGAAGCCCTATTAGCTCTAGTTCTTAACGACACTTTATAAGCAGGAGAAACAGTCATGGTTAAACAAACTCAGCTACAAGTAGAAGCGATCCGTAACGGCAGCGTGATTGACCACATCCCTGCTCACCTTGGTATCAAAATCCTTAAACTGTTTAAGCTGCACAAGACAGAACAACGCATCACTATGGGTTTAAACCTGCCATCATCGGCACTTGGCCATAAAGACCTAATCAAGATTGAGAACATCTTCCTGACCAAGGAACAAGCCAACCAATTGGCTCTTTATGCTCCGCAGGCAACGGTGAATCAGATTGAAGAGTACAAAGTGGTTAACAAGCTAACCCTTGTGCTGCCAGAGCAAATCCACAGTGTGTTCTCTTGCCCAAATAGCAACTGTATTTCACACGGTGAACCTGTCGAAAGTCACTTTAAAGTGCAGCTAAAACAGGAAAAAGTGCAGCTAAAATGTCACTACTGTGAAAAAGTATTCTCTCGCGAGATCATGAATGAGATTCGCTAACCCTTAGCGGCATTACCTTCGCAACAAAAACCACTTAGATAACATGGATATTTATTCCCACGCCGGAA is a genomic window of Vibrio sp. ED004 containing:
- the aspA gene encoding aspartate ammonia-lyase; protein product: MATLSEAQVDAPQATRLEEDLLGQRHVPADAYYGIHTLRAVENFNISNVTISDVPEFVRGMVMTKKAAALANKELGVIPSEVAKYIIQACDLILDTGKCMDQFPSDVFQGGAGTSVNMNANEVVANVALELMGKEKGQYEFINPNDHVNRSQSTNCAYPTGFRISVYNSVLKLIDAIEYLKGAFELKSQEFNTILKMGRTQLQDAVPMTVGQEFHAWAVTINEEIKNLEYTSKLLLEVNLGATAIGTGLNAAPGYQGLAVKHLAEVTGLECVPAEDLIEATSDCGAYVMTHGALKRLAVKLSKICNDLRLLSSGPRTGLNELNLPELQAGSSIMPAKVNPVVPEVVNQVCFKVLGNDNTVSFAAEGGQLQLNVMEPVIAQSMFESLDILTNACVNLRDKCVDGITVNKEVCESHVFNSIGIVTYLNPYIGHHEGDIVGKICAETGKSVRDVVLERGLLTEEELDDIFSVENLMHPQYKAKRYE
- a CDS encoding anaerobic C4-dicarboxylate transporter encodes the protein MIAVELFIVLLFIFLGARIGGIGIGFAGGAGVIALSLILGVPTSQSFIPIDVILIIMSVITAIAAMQVAGGMDWLVQIAENFLRKHPERITFYAPIVTFVMTLMAGTGHTAFSTLPVIAEVAKGQGVRPSRPLSIAVVASQIAITASPISAAVVAFAAMLAPFGVDYLTLLMVCIPTTFIACMVGAVVANYMGSELKDDPVYQERLEKGLIKLATEEKREILPTAKKATYIFLAAIGFVVCYAAAISSSVGLIENPALGRNEAIMSVMLAAAAAIVMFTKIDAAKISSAPTFRSGMTACVCVLGVAWLGSTFVNAHVAEIKDVAGALLADYPWMLALVLFFASMLLYSQGATTVALMPAALAIGVAPLTAVASFAAVSALFVLPTYPTLLAAVEMDDTGSTRIGNYVFNHPFFIPGVVTISTAVALGFAFGGLFI
- a CDS encoding YfcC family protein; this encodes MTTQTIPSETKKGGFFANFKFPSAYTILFILIAFVALLTWIVPAGQYDRAMNEELGREVPVTGTYQAVEGNPQGVIDVLLAPIDGFYDHNSYEAAAIDVSLFILIIGGFLGLVTKTGAIDAGIERVTARLEGREELMIPILMALFAAGGTVYGMAEESLPFYTLLVPVMMAARFDPLVAAATVLLGAGIGVLGSTINPFATVIAANASGIPFTDGIVLRVGMLIVGWGICVAYVMRYARMVQADPSKSIVYDKYEENKAHFLGNASGEKLEFTTTRKLILTIFGGSFAVMIYGVSVAGWWMAEISAMFLAATIIVGIVSRMSEEKFTSSFIDGARDLLGVALIIGIARGIVVVMDRGMITDTILFSAEQMVTGLSSVIFINVMFFLEILLSFLVPSTSGLAVLTMPIMAPLADFAGVGRDLVITAYQSASGLVNLITPTSAVVMGGLAIARVPYVRWVKWVMPLIGILMVFCIIVLSIGALI
- the arcA gene encoding arginine deiminase, which gives rise to MSKFYVGSEIGQLRRVLVHRPRRALTHLTPSNCHDLLFDDVLAVERAGKEHDAFTQTLRDQGVEVLLLTDLLADTLAVPEAKDWLLSHQVSDYRLGKTFANDVRCYLGDLPNLELAKILTGGLSYAEMPMKSSSMMQGMHAPTDFIIEPLPNHLFTRDTSCWVYGGVSINPMAKPARQRETNHVRAIYRWHPTFAGQDFIKYFGDEESISYDNSTIEGGDVLVIGRGTVLIGMSERTTAQGVEHLASSLFKHGQAKQVIAMQLPKHRSCMHLDTVMTHMNEDTFSVYPEVVSKDVQCWNLTGDESGAVKVKEEGYFVTAIEKALGVDKLNLITTGGDNFHAEREQWNDANNVLTVKPGVVIGYEGNTYTNEKYDKAGITVLPIPGDELGRGRGGARCMSCPIERDGI
- the arcC gene encoding carbamate kinase, which encodes MTKQTVVVALGGNALLRRGEPLEADVQRRNIETAVKTISEIAKVYNVVLVHGNGPQVGLLALQGLEYKKVNPYPLDVLGSETQGMIGYMLMQEFKNYLPNRNISCMLTQMTVDPNDPAFADPTKPIGPIYEEAEARELAEKFHWIVKPDGQHFRRVVPSPRPTGIVEHEAITQLIDAGHLVICTGGGGIPVKKENGKLVGVEAVIDKDMSAAFLAKQLDADALLILTDADAVYLDWGKPTQHALRSTTPSELAQFEFDAGSMGPKIEASCEFIQQGGKVVGIGALEDGLQILQGQAGTNITKG
- a CDS encoding ornithine carbamoyltransferase, which produces MAFNLRNRNFLKLLDFTPREIQHLLDLSMELKKAKYNGYEQPKLTGKNIALIFEKTSTRTRCAFEVAAFDQGARVSYLGPSGSQIGHKESMKDTARVLGRMYDGIEYRGFGQEIVEELGAYAGVPVWNGLTDEFHPTQILADFLTMTEYGRGKQLHEISFAYLGDARNNMGNSLMVGAAKMGMDIRLVAPKQFWPQEELLAQCREIAEHTGGKITLTEDVQEGVQGCDFLYTDVWVSMGEAKEAWAERINLMMPYQVNMEMLKATGNPHVKFMHCLPAFHGEDTTVGKQLAAEYPQLKDGVEVTDEVVESEYSIVFDEAENRMHTIKAVMVATLGS
- the pyrB gene encoding aspartate carbamoyltransferase, which produces MAHSLFNKHIISIPELTRNELELIVDTAARLKAEPNPELLKNKVVASCFFEPSTRTRLSFETAVQRLGGTVIGFDNGGNTSLAKKGETLADSVQVISSYVDAFVMRHPQEGAARLASEFSNGVPVVNGGDGANQHPTQTLLDLFSIYETQGTLDNLNVAFVGDLKYGRTVHSLTQALSKFNNVRFFFIAPEVLEMPDYICEELEEMGIQYSTHSSIEEVVPELDVLYMTRVQKERFDASEYAHMKSAYILTADTLKDARQNMKVLHPLPRVDEITTDVDKTPHAYYFEQAENGVYAREALLALVLNDTL
- the pyrI gene encoding aspartate carbamoyltransferase regulatory subunit, producing the protein MVKQTQLQVEAIRNGSVIDHIPAHLGIKILKLFKLHKTEQRITMGLNLPSSALGHKDLIKIENIFLTKEQANQLALYAPQATVNQIEEYKVVNKLTLVLPEQIHSVFSCPNSNCISHGEPVESHFKVQLKQEKVQLKCHYCEKVFSREIMNEIR